TCTTCTATTCGTAATGGCTTAAGCTCTAATCTCACCCGCATAGCGGGTGGTTGTTAAAGCCGATGCTACGCATCGGCTTCTTACCTAAAGGACTTAATTTGGTGAAGTCGCAAATTGCGACTTCACGGGCAGAGAGCTTCTTTTCTGGTCAAAATGGAGGACGAAGAAAAAAACCGTATGCATTTACAGAACAGGGAGTAGCAATGCTTTCTGCCGTTCTTCATAGCAAAACAGCTATAAAAATGAGTATCGCCATTATGGAAGCATTCATTGCAATGCGTCATTATTTGATTGACAATGCTGGGCTCATCAATCGACTTTCCAATGTAGAAGCAAAGGATTTAGAGCAAGACCAACGTTTACTCGCCCATACCCAGTGACAGCGTCCATGATCGATTTTTATTTATCGATGACACAGCCTATCATTTTGGAGCATCTCTAAAAGACTTGGGCAAAAACACATTCTTCTTTTCAAAAGAAGATTTTACGCTAGAAGAAGTTTTAAAGAAATGAAAGCTCACATTTTTGATTCTTTGAAAGAATCTCCACAATCTCAATAATTTAAACACCTTTGGATGATTATATTTAAACTCAAATATCGTAAAAAAGTTGAGGTAAAATGCGGCGCAAGGACAGAGAAGTTTTAGGCGATGAAAACATCGCAAAGATTATCGAACAGTGCACAACATGCCATGTCGCGATGGTGGATGACACAAACGCAGGCCTACCCTACGTAATTCCGTTGTCATTCGGATACAGCCTAAACAGCGGCGTTCTGGAACTGTATTTCCATTGTGCACATGTCGGCAAGAAACTCGACTGCATCCGCAAAAATCCGAATGTCGCATTCAGCATGTGCGTCGAGAACCGCATCGAAATTCACGAAGAAGCCTATTGCAAAAGCGGTCGTTTTTACGCAAGCGTCGTCGGGCAAGGCAAAGCCGAAATCGTCAATGACATCGCCGAAAAATGCCACGGTCTTTCACTCCTGATGGAACGGCAAGCAGCAAGTTCCGCGCAGTGTTCGCAATCCACAAGTTCCGCGCATTCCATGCAATCAGCGATCCCGCACAAGTTCGAATTCACACCCGAGCAAGCCGCCACAGTGACAGTCTTTAAAATAACCAGCACTAACTTTACCGGCAAAGCGAAAAACGATTATGCTCAAAAGTGTTAGAAAGATACTGGCGTTAGCCTTGGTATGTTCTGCCCTTTGCTAGGCGGAAGAACAAATGCTAAATCTATCCCTGCAAATCACGAAGAACTATATGGTCATCGGTGCATTCGGAGGTTTTTCAAAAAATTTTTATTACAGAGCCGCTCACGACTTATATGAGAGCCGCTACATTTCGCTTCACAAGGAATACGAAGATGATGCCGGACGTATCGTATGGGCAATTTACTCCGAAAAGAACGGCATGCTGGATAGCGTGATTGTCGATGAGAACAACGATATCTATTCAGCCGTTGGCCTCGGCGAAGGCGGGATATGGCCGCCCCATCTGAAGCACAAACTTACACCACACAGGGACGATAAAGTCGCCGTCGCCCCTTTATCCATATTCGATGAAGTTTTTAGGGACCTGCTTAAATACCGTCATGCACCAAGTTATGCACCGAAATATGACACAAATGATATTGTCATTGTTTTGGACCCAGATAAAATTGCAGAACCGAATGATAATAGAGAAAACTTCTTGAAGAAACTTCAATCCTATAAGCCGCTAATACAGATGATAAAAGATGCAGGGTTTACCTACATCGCCATCGCTATTACAACACATAACATTAAAGAAACTGGACTTGACTATGGTGATATCGCGATTTTGGTCCAGGATATGTACAAGACATTGGGACTGGAAACTCCACCAAAACGGGAAGGACAAGGCAAGCTTCTTCTACGCAAAATAGACAAGAAATACCTTGAGAAAAGCGAGAAAGCTTATCTAGAAATGAAAAAAGCAAAAAAATAATTCAGCCGCAATAGTTCTCGGAATTAGAATCTATTCCTTTCTCTACTCCGCCCAGTGATTTCCGTTATAATTTTTGGCAGTGTCGGCATCCATGCCAATCTGGCGGACCAAATCTTCGATGCTTGCGAACTTCTTTTCGGGGCGCAAGAAGGCGAGCAAGTCTAGCGCTAAATGCTGGCCGTAAATGTCTTCGTTAAAGTCAAGCAGATACGCTTCGACTGCAAGGTTATGCGTTCCTGGCGTTGTCGGTTGCGTTCCGATGTTCACGACAGAGCGGAAAATGCGACCGTCCGAGAGTCTAGCGCTTGCGACATACACACCGCCTTTCGGCAAGAACTTGTACTGTTCCATCTGCACATTCGCCGTCGGGAATCCTATAGTGTGACCAAGTCGTTTGCCGACCACGACTGTTCCAGACAAGCGGTACGGGCGACCCAAATACGTCTGGGCACGATCCACATCGCCGTTCAAAAGCGCATTGCGCACCGCAGAAGAGCTCACGCGTTCGCCCTTGTGCAGCACCATCGAAAGCATCTGCGTCGAGAGTTCCGGGAACGCAGCGGTAATCGTCTCGTAATTGCCCTTGCCGCCAGCACCAAAGCAATGGTCGTGTCCAAAGAACATCGAAACAACTTCGCGCTTTTCAATCAGTTCCGTGCGGACAAATTTATCGAACGGGAGTTTTGCCAATTCATGCGTGAACGGCAATACCAAAAATTCAATGCCGAGGCTCTCAACGAACTCGCGTTTTTCTTCGGTTGTCGTGAGGAGCAGCGGATCGCCCGGTCCACGCAAAACGTAATTGGAATGCGGTTCAAAGCTGATGACCGTCGGCTGCAAATGGTTCACTTCGGCAACCGCTTTCAATGTGCGGAAAAGCGCCTGGTGCCCCAAATGGCATCCGTCAAAATTACCCATTGTCACAGCGCGTTTCATTTTCACAATCCTTCAAATACCGTAGCAATCTAATATCAATGACAAGGTCCCTGAGCCTGCCGAAGGGCTATTCATCCTGGCCCAAATAAAATTTGGGGCAAATACGGCCCGGGTCATAGACGCCAAGCCCAATCACAGCGCCATCTTTATCGGCGGTAAAGACAAACTTTTCCGACCCAGGCGTCGTGCTTAAATTTTCAACAGGAGTGCGCCACGGCACCCAATTTCCTAAACGAATTGCTTTTACCTGGTCGTCATTCAAGCGGACTACCGGGAAATCAAGCACCTGGTCCACAGGGAGCAAATGTTCCGGCGTGAGAGCGTCCCCGCGAACAGCGCGATCCACAGTCACATTACCAATGCGATGGCGGCGGATCATAGAGACGCAGCCGTACGTTCCGAGCGCACGTGCCAAATCTCGACCGAGCGAACGGATGTACGTTCCCTTGCTACAGTTGCATTCCAAATCAAACGTGGCAAAGCACTTGCCGGTACAGCCTTCCGTCACAAGCCCCTCGCCCACAACTTTGAGCGATTCGATATGAATACGACGAGGCTTGAGTTCCACATCACGACCACGATTCGCCAAGTCACTAGCACGATGACCGTTAATTTTCACGGCACAGTAATTCGGCGGAACCTGGTCAATGTCGCCAATGAACTGCGGGAGAACGCATTCCAAGTCTTCACGAGAGATTCTGCTCGGCCCTTCGGCTGGCTCAGGGCTCTTACCAAGGTCGCTGAGCTTGTCGAAGCGCGCATCCTGTTCCACGACTTCCCCGTCCCACTCTAAAGTGTCGGTTTCATAGCCAAGGTGGAGCCTGAACGTATAGCACTTGTCCTTCGCCTCGATGTAGGGCAAAAGGCGCGTAGCACGCCCCGTAGCCGCAATAATGAGCCCGCTTGCACGCAAGTCGAGCGTACCCGCATGGCCCACGCGCTTAGTACAAAAGACCCTTTTCAGAGGGAAAAGGGCCTTAAAAGATGTTTCACCTGCAATTTTGTCCAAGAGGACGAAGCCGGAAGGGGTCAATTAAAGTTCCCCTTTCTGCTTCAGTTCTGCAAGGATTTCTTCGATGTGCATGGCATGTTCGAGATTTTCATCAAGAACGAACTTGAGTTCCGGAACCTT
The Fibrobacter succinogenes DNA segment above includes these coding regions:
- a CDS encoding ORF6N domain-containing protein, which codes for MLKPMLRIGFLPKGLNLVKSQIATSRAESFFSGQNGGRRKKPYAFTEQGVAMLSAVLHSKTAIKMSIAIMEAFIAMRHYLIDNAGLINRLSNVEAKDLEQDQRLLAHTQ
- a CDS encoding pyridoxamine 5'-phosphate oxidase family protein, producing MRRKDREVLGDENIAKIIEQCTTCHVAMVDDTNAGLPYVIPLSFGYSLNSGVLELYFHCAHVGKKLDCIRKNPNVAFSMCVENRIEIHEEAYCKSGRFYASVVGQGKAEIVNDIAEKCHGLSLLMERQAASSAQCSQSTSSAHSMQSAIPHKFEFTPEQAATVTVFKITSTNFTGKAKNDYAQKC
- the ribF gene encoding riboflavin biosynthesis protein RibF: MKRAVTMGNFDGCHLGHQALFRTLKAVAEVNHLQPTVISFEPHSNYVLRGPGDPLLLTTTEEKREFVESLGIEFLVLPFTHELAKLPFDKFVRTELIEKREVVSMFFGHDHCFGAGGKGNYETITAAFPELSTQMLSMVLHKGERVSSSAVRNALLNGDVDRAQTYLGRPYRLSGTVVVGKRLGHTIGFPTANVQMEQYKFLPKGGVYVASARLSDGRIFRSVVNIGTQPTTPGTHNLAVEAYLLDFNEDIYGQHLALDLLAFLRPEKKFASIEDLVRQIGMDADTAKNYNGNHWAE
- the truB gene encoding tRNA pseudouridine(55) synthase TruB — translated: MTPSGFVLLDKIAGETSFKALFPLKRVFCTKRVGHAGTLDLRASGLIIAATGRATRLLPYIEAKDKCYTFRLHLGYETDTLEWDGEVVEQDARFDKLSDLGKSPEPAEGPSRISREDLECVLPQFIGDIDQVPPNYCAVKINGHRASDLANRGRDVELKPRRIHIESLKVVGEGLVTEGCTGKCFATFDLECNCSKGTYIRSLGRDLARALGTYGCVSMIRRHRIGNVTVDRAVRGDALTPEHLLPVDQVLDFPVVRLNDDQVKAIRLGNWVPWRTPVENLSTTPGSEKFVFTADKDGAVIGLGVYDPGRICPKFYLGQDE